Proteins found in one Triticum aestivum cultivar Chinese Spring chromosome 4D, IWGSC CS RefSeq v2.1, whole genome shotgun sequence genomic segment:
- the LOC123095847 gene encoding microsomal glutathione S-transferase 3, translating to MAVSVELPKEYGYVVLVVVAYAFLNFWMSFQVGAARKKYKVFYPTMYATEAENKDAKPFNCVQRGHQNSIEMMPLFFATLLLGGLQHPVVAAALGLLYTVARFFYFKGYATGVPENRYKLGGLNFPAIMGLIICTASFGINLVIREAV from the exons ATGGCGGTGTCGGTGGAGCTGCCCAAGGAGTACGGCTACGTGGTGCTCGTCGTGGTGGCCTACGCCTTCCTCAACTTCTGGATGAGCTTCCAGGTCGGCGCCGCCCGCAAGAA GTACAAGGTGTTCTACCCCACCATGTACGCCACCGAGGCCGAGAACAAGGACGCCAAGCCCTTCAACTGCGTCCAG AGGGGGCACCAGAACTCGATTGAGATGATGCCGCTCTTCTTCGCCACGCTGCTGCTCGGCGGCCTGCAGCACCCGGTCGTCGCCGCCGCGCTGGGGCTCCTCTACACCGTCGCCAGGTTCTTCTACTTCAAGGGCTACGCCACCGGCGTCCCGGAGAACCGCTACAAGCTTGG GGGGCTCAACTTCCCGGCGATAATGGGGCTGATCATCTGCACGGCGTCGTTCGGCATCAACCTTGTCATCAGGGAAGCCGTGTGA